A region from the Myxococcus stipitatus genome encodes:
- a CDS encoding DUF4349 domain-containing protein: MRLLLLVPLLVLVGCSTSHHAVSAPAPGLAVSGPGESLASAATGRTILHSANVRLERGDPDRGPGEAAQLARAHGGYVQRSSTEAVTLRVPAERLDAFMSALPSLGEVTEKQVHAEDVTEAHQDMKVRLDNLKRVRERYLELLQRAVTVEDTLKVEKELERVTVEYEALEARLELLEGQAALASVSLAFERPTRPGPVGWVFYGLGKAVKWLFVWD; this comes from the coding sequence GTGCGCCTGTTGCTGCTCGTTCCCTTGCTCGTCCTCGTCGGCTGCTCGACCAGCCACCATGCGGTCTCCGCGCCCGCGCCGGGCCTCGCCGTCTCCGGCCCGGGAGAGTCGTTGGCGTCGGCCGCGACGGGTCGCACCATCCTCCACAGCGCGAACGTGCGCCTGGAGCGGGGTGATCCGGACCGGGGGCCCGGCGAGGCGGCGCAGCTGGCGCGGGCCCATGGGGGCTACGTCCAGCGCTCCTCCACGGAGGCCGTCACGCTGCGCGTCCCCGCCGAGCGCCTCGACGCCTTCATGAGCGCCCTGCCCTCCCTCGGAGAGGTGACGGAGAAGCAGGTCCACGCCGAGGACGTGACGGAGGCGCACCAGGACATGAAGGTGCGGCTGGACAACCTGAAGCGCGTCCGGGAGCGCTACCTGGAGCTGCTCCAGCGAGCCGTCACCGTCGAGGACACCCTCAAGGTCGAGAAGGAGCTGGAGCGCGTGACGGTGGAGTACGAGGCGCTCGAGGCGCGACTCGAGTTGCTGGAGGGACAGGCCGCGCTCGCCTCCGTCTCGCTCGCCTTCGAGCGCCCCACGCGCCCGGGTCCGGTGGGCTGGGTGTTCTACGGCCTGGGCAAGGCCGTGAAGTGGCTGTTCGTCTGGGACTGA
- a CDS encoding efflux RND transporter permease subunit has product MLKALIAFCVRSRLPVLALTLGIGLFGVKAYLDTPVEAFPDVTNLQVNVIAQMPGLAPEEIERQVTVPLERVLNGTPGMVQMRSESLFGLSLIFLTFDDGVDPFKARTTVSERLASADLPDDADARLAPEATPLGKVYQFRVLSDRHTLTETRSEMEWSIARHLRQVPGVADVLSLGGFLKEFHVQVDPSRLLAHGLTLADVTQALERSNRNVGGGFLKQGDQELLIRGVGYLRGARDVQDIVLKSEDGTPVTVGDVARVVASHTPRRGTVSHDLDMDVTEGVVLLRRGENPSVVLEGVHEKVKELNERVLPQGMRIEAFYDRNTLVQHALGTVHHNLLHGAILVVAVAWLFLRSLRCSLIVASVIPLALLTAFIGLRMVGLPANLISMGAIDFGILVDGAVVLVENVLHEAAMRRPKRRKAMLGLILHSALDVARPTFFAMAIIIAALIPVFTLERVEGRIFRPLSLTYSFALVGALVFALTVIPALCALFLRPKDAEVKEPRLLGVLREGYARAVAWLLPRKALVFGAMAALVVFTGVVGSRVGSEFLPELDEGDINIFVEMPASISLSRGAEVLLEVRRRILAFPEVKEVLVEQGRPEDGTDNESVNMGKTFVRFHPEERWREGWDKERIIREMRASLLEIPGVSFNFSQPIKDSVEEAISGVRGKVVLKIFGTDLAAMRSTLEQAVVALQKVEGVVDLGLYRDSSVPQLQVVLDRPALARAGIDVSTAQELVETALGGKVVTELWEQERPVSVRVILTGAEREDETRIGDILVPTASGGHVPLREVASIEKALGRASINREANSRTLALKFNVEGRDMGSTIQEAMATVEKEVKIPEGTFIKWGGEFENQQRALGRLAVIVPVSFIVVFALLYAALGSVRSAGTVLAGAPFAMCGGVLALAVTGVPLSVSAAVGFITLLGQVCLASLLVVSAVDDRRRQGEALETALPRGAASRFRAVLMTAMLAMLGLFPAALSTGAGSETQRPFAIVIIGGLVTAVLVSLFALPAVYSVIVGKHSASEGTPDDDELEAEVASLDANNTAEAGKVGAVAA; this is encoded by the coding sequence ATGTTGAAAGCACTCATCGCGTTCTGCGTTCGCAGTCGCCTGCCGGTCCTGGCGCTGACGCTCGGCATCGGCCTGTTCGGCGTGAAGGCCTATCTGGACACGCCGGTCGAGGCGTTCCCCGACGTCACCAACCTCCAGGTCAACGTCATCGCGCAGATGCCGGGCCTGGCGCCCGAGGAGATCGAGCGACAGGTGACGGTCCCCCTGGAGCGGGTGCTCAACGGCACGCCGGGGATGGTGCAGATGCGCAGCGAGAGCCTCTTCGGCCTCTCGCTCATCTTCCTCACCTTCGATGACGGCGTGGACCCGTTCAAGGCCCGCACCACCGTGTCCGAGCGGCTGGCCAGCGCGGACCTGCCGGACGACGCGGACGCGCGGCTGGCGCCCGAGGCCACGCCGCTGGGCAAGGTGTACCAGTTCCGGGTGCTGAGCGACCGGCACACGCTCACGGAGACGCGCTCGGAGATGGAGTGGAGCATCGCGCGTCACCTCCGGCAGGTCCCGGGCGTGGCGGACGTGCTCAGCCTGGGTGGGTTCCTGAAGGAGTTCCATGTCCAGGTGGACCCGTCGCGGCTGCTCGCGCACGGGCTGACGCTCGCGGACGTCACCCAGGCGCTGGAGCGCTCCAACCGCAACGTCGGTGGCGGGTTCCTGAAACAGGGAGACCAGGAGCTGCTCATCCGCGGCGTGGGCTACCTGCGCGGGGCGCGTGACGTGCAGGACATCGTGCTCAAGAGCGAGGACGGGACGCCGGTGACGGTGGGCGATGTCGCGCGCGTGGTGGCCTCCCATACGCCCCGGCGCGGCACGGTGAGCCACGACCTGGACATGGACGTCACCGAAGGCGTGGTGCTCCTGCGCCGAGGGGAGAACCCGAGCGTGGTGCTGGAGGGCGTCCACGAGAAGGTGAAGGAGCTGAACGAGCGCGTGCTCCCCCAGGGCATGCGCATCGAGGCGTTCTACGACCGGAACACGCTGGTGCAGCACGCGCTGGGCACGGTGCACCACAACCTGTTGCACGGAGCCATCCTCGTCGTCGCCGTGGCGTGGCTGTTCCTGCGCAGCCTGCGCTGCTCGCTCATCGTCGCGTCCGTCATTCCCCTCGCGCTGCTGACGGCCTTCATCGGCCTGCGGATGGTGGGCCTGCCGGCGAACCTCATCTCCATGGGCGCCATCGACTTCGGCATCCTCGTGGATGGCGCGGTGGTGCTGGTGGAGAACGTGCTGCACGAGGCGGCGATGCGGCGACCCAAGCGGCGCAAGGCGATGCTCGGCCTCATCCTCCACTCGGCGCTCGACGTGGCGCGTCCCACGTTCTTCGCGATGGCCATCATCATCGCCGCGCTCATCCCCGTCTTCACGCTGGAGCGCGTCGAGGGCCGCATCTTCCGCCCGCTGTCGCTGACCTACAGCTTCGCGCTCGTGGGCGCGCTGGTGTTCGCGCTGACGGTGATTCCCGCGCTGTGCGCGCTGTTCCTGCGCCCCAAGGACGCGGAGGTGAAGGAGCCCCGGTTGCTCGGCGTGCTACGGGAGGGGTATGCCCGCGCGGTGGCGTGGCTGTTGCCGCGCAAGGCGCTGGTCTTCGGCGCCATGGCGGCGCTGGTGGTGTTCACGGGCGTCGTCGGTTCCCGGGTCGGCAGCGAGTTCCTCCCGGAGCTGGACGAGGGCGACATCAACATCTTCGTGGAGATGCCGGCGAGCATCTCGCTGTCACGGGGCGCGGAGGTGCTGTTGGAGGTGCGCCGCCGCATCCTCGCGTTCCCCGAGGTGAAGGAGGTGCTCGTCGAGCAGGGCCGCCCCGAGGACGGCACCGACAACGAGTCCGTCAACATGGGGAAGACGTTCGTGCGCTTCCACCCCGAGGAGCGGTGGCGCGAGGGCTGGGACAAGGAGCGCATCATCCGGGAGATGCGCGCCTCGCTGCTGGAGATTCCCGGCGTGAGCTTCAACTTCTCGCAGCCCATCAAGGACAGCGTGGAGGAGGCCATCAGCGGCGTGCGCGGCAAGGTGGTGCTGAAGATCTTCGGCACGGACCTCGCGGCGATGCGCTCCACGTTGGAGCAGGCGGTCGTCGCGCTCCAGAAGGTCGAGGGCGTGGTCGACCTGGGGCTCTACCGTGACTCCAGCGTCCCGCAGCTCCAGGTGGTGCTGGACCGGCCGGCCCTTGCTCGGGCGGGCATCGATGTCTCCACGGCCCAGGAGCTGGTGGAGACGGCGCTCGGCGGCAAGGTGGTGACGGAGCTGTGGGAGCAGGAGCGCCCCGTCTCCGTCCGCGTCATCCTCACGGGGGCGGAGCGCGAGGACGAGACCCGCATCGGCGACATCCTCGTGCCCACCGCCAGCGGGGGCCACGTCCCTCTGCGCGAGGTGGCGAGCATCGAGAAGGCCCTGGGGCGCGCGAGCATCAACCGCGAGGCCAACAGCCGCACGCTCGCGCTGAAGTTCAACGTCGAGGGCCGCGACATGGGCTCCACCATCCAGGAGGCCATGGCCACGGTGGAGAAGGAGGTGAAGATTCCGGAGGGGACCTTCATCAAGTGGGGTGGCGAGTTCGAGAACCAGCAGCGCGCGCTCGGACGCCTCGCGGTCATCGTGCCGGTGTCGTTCATCGTGGTGTTCGCGCTGCTGTACGCGGCCCTCGGTTCGGTGCGCAGCGCGGGGACGGTGCTGGCGGGTGCGCCCTTCGCCATGTGCGGCGGCGTGCTGGCCCTGGCGGTGACGGGGGTGCCCCTGTCGGTCAGCGCGGCGGTGGGCTTCATCACCCTCCTGGGGCAGGTGTGTCTCGCCTCGCTGCTCGTGGTGAGCGCGGTGGATGACCGTCGACGCCAGGGAGAGGCGTTGGAGACAGCGCTGCCACGCGGAGCGGCGAGCCGATTCCGCGCGGTGTTGATGACGGCGATGCTCGCGATGCTCGGACTGTTCCCCGCGGCGCTGTCGACGGGCGCCGGGAGCGAGACGCAGCGACCGTTCGCCATCGTCATCATCGGCGGGCTGGTGACGGCGGTGCTCGTTTCGCTGTTCGCGCTGCCGGCCGTCTACTCGGTCATCGTGGGCAAACACTCCGCGTCGGAGGGAACACCGGATGACGACGAGCTGGAGGCGGAGGTGGCATCCCTGGATGCGAACAACACCGCGGAAGCGGGCAAGGTGGGAGCGGTGGCGGCATGA
- a CDS encoding sigma-54-dependent transcriptional regulator has protein sequence MSARPARLLVLDDDAGVVDFLCESLSARGYQTVGLTSPEEAVALFRKESFDLVISDVEMPRMRGTELLEVLLAEKPGQLVLLITAFGSIELAVAAVKAGACDFVTKPFNIDALVLAIERAFRERHLRREIVRLRAAVPTELPGGLVARSPAMRKVLDMARKAARTDSTVLLTGETGTGKSALASLIHESSARRAEPFLQLNCATLPPSLAESELFGVRRGAFTDAREDRAGVFAAAGGGTLFLDEVGELSLEVQAKLLQTLETGRVRPLGASAEVTVRARVLAATNRPLEVLLREGRFRPDLYYRLNVIRLEVPPLRERREDIVPLVDFFLGKLGGPRAREVVGVSASAMRRLMGHAWPGNVRELANLLERAVAMSEHDTLLPEDFELPGHDGGMQALFAQSGGDALPLEEVEREYVRRVVDAQGGNKAAAARILGINRRTLYRKLDEP, from the coding sequence ATGAGCGCGCGACCAGCGCGGTTGCTCGTCCTGGACGACGACGCGGGCGTGGTGGACTTCCTGTGCGAGAGCCTGAGCGCGCGGGGGTACCAGACGGTGGGGCTCACCTCGCCAGAGGAGGCGGTGGCGCTGTTCCGCAAGGAGTCCTTCGACCTGGTCATCTCCGACGTGGAGATGCCGCGCATGCGGGGCACGGAGCTGCTGGAGGTCCTGCTGGCGGAGAAGCCGGGGCAGCTCGTCCTGCTCATCACCGCCTTCGGCAGCATCGAGCTGGCCGTGGCGGCCGTGAAGGCCGGCGCGTGCGACTTCGTCACCAAGCCCTTCAACATCGACGCGCTGGTGCTCGCCATCGAACGGGCCTTCCGCGAGCGTCACCTCCGCCGGGAGATCGTCCGCCTGCGCGCGGCGGTCCCCACGGAGCTGCCCGGCGGGCTCGTCGCGCGCAGCCCCGCCATGCGCAAGGTGCTGGACATGGCGCGCAAGGCGGCGCGGACCGACTCCACGGTGCTGCTCACGGGGGAGACGGGGACGGGCAAGAGCGCGCTCGCATCACTCATCCACGAGTCGAGCGCGCGGCGGGCGGAGCCCTTCCTCCAGCTCAACTGCGCCACGCTGCCGCCGAGCCTCGCGGAGAGCGAGCTGTTCGGCGTGCGGCGCGGCGCCTTCACCGATGCCCGCGAGGACCGGGCCGGTGTGTTCGCCGCGGCGGGCGGAGGCACGCTCTTCCTCGACGAGGTGGGCGAGCTGTCGCTGGAGGTCCAGGCCAAGCTCCTCCAGACGCTGGAGACGGGCAGGGTGCGCCCGCTCGGCGCCAGCGCGGAGGTGACGGTGCGCGCCCGGGTCCTCGCCGCGACCAATCGCCCCCTCGAGGTCCTGCTGCGCGAGGGTCGCTTCCGCCCCGACCTCTACTACCGCCTCAACGTCATCCGCCTGGAGGTCCCACCGCTGCGCGAGCGGCGCGAGGACATCGTCCCCCTGGTGGACTTCTTCCTCGGCAAGCTGGGAGGACCGCGTGCCCGGGAGGTGGTCGGTGTCTCCGCGTCCGCGATGCGGCGCCTCATGGGCCACGCCTGGCCGGGCAACGTCCGCGAGCTGGCCAACCTCCTCGAGCGCGCCGTGGCCATGTCCGAGCACGACACCCTGCTGCCCGAGGACTTCGAGCTGCCCGGGCACGACGGCGGCATGCAGGCCCTCTTCGCGCAGTCGGGGGGCGACGCCCTTCCGCTCGAGGAGGTGGAGCGCGAGTACGTGCGCCGCGTGGTGGATGCCCAGGGCGGCAACAAGGCCGCCGCCGCGCGCATCCTCGGCATCAACCGCCGGACGCTCTACCGCAAGCTCGACGAACCGTGA
- a CDS encoding ATP-binding protein: MRISTKLGLGLTLTSAVILGSYGFSQLQKEERELRTATEQASRLLATALQVAMESALRDGQVADVGKMLESLELKDPSVDVFVFDARGSLVARSLGSSRSLPLIEADAGRVLRAHGGMARFGGDGGLEHLSIVLPLRDDSGASVGALAVVEPLDNLRQDLESTRLSALLSTLTLIVGISAVGWLLMLLYIQRPLERLVGAMRAVRGGDFSTTVSAEREDEVGAVAHAFNAMVKELGEARGRLTEEVEARIALEAGLQRVDKLATVGQLSAGLAHEIGSPLLILGGRAQALAARAELPEDVRRNANILVEQSERIARTVRQLLDLSRRKPTRREVLDVSAPVRAVVELLEHEARKRDVRLTFEGGASLPNVLADGDGVQQVALNLLTNALRATPRGGTVRLALDAARFRMAPTLPERSGVCLSVEDTGAGMDAEHVARIFEPFFSTWADQGGTGLGLAVVKSIVAEHGGTLRVSSRPGEGSLFQVYLPAEGDVEAKEVVA; encoded by the coding sequence GTGCGTATCTCCACCAAGCTGGGCCTGGGCCTCACCCTGACGAGCGCGGTCATCCTGGGCTCGTACGGCTTCAGCCAGCTCCAGAAGGAGGAGCGGGAGCTGCGGACGGCCACGGAGCAGGCGTCTCGGCTCCTGGCGACGGCGCTCCAGGTGGCCATGGAGAGCGCGCTGCGCGACGGGCAGGTGGCGGATGTGGGGAAGATGCTCGAGTCGCTGGAGCTGAAGGACCCGTCGGTGGACGTGTTCGTCTTCGATGCCCGGGGCTCGCTGGTGGCTCGCTCCCTGGGGAGCTCGCGCTCGCTCCCGCTCATCGAGGCGGACGCCGGGCGGGTGCTGCGGGCCCATGGCGGCATGGCGCGCTTCGGGGGAGACGGAGGGTTGGAGCACCTGTCCATCGTCCTGCCTTTGCGCGATGACTCGGGCGCGAGCGTGGGCGCGCTCGCGGTGGTCGAGCCGCTCGACAACCTGAGACAGGACCTCGAATCGACGCGGCTGTCGGCGCTGCTGTCGACGCTGACGCTCATCGTCGGCATCTCCGCGGTCGGGTGGCTCCTGATGCTGCTCTACATCCAGCGACCGCTGGAGCGGCTGGTGGGCGCGATGCGCGCGGTGCGGGGGGGCGACTTCAGCACCACGGTCTCCGCCGAGCGGGAGGACGAGGTGGGCGCGGTGGCGCATGCCTTCAACGCGATGGTGAAGGAGCTGGGCGAGGCCCGGGGCCGACTCACCGAGGAGGTGGAGGCGCGCATCGCCTTGGAGGCGGGGCTCCAGCGCGTCGACAAGCTCGCCACCGTCGGTCAGCTGTCCGCGGGGCTCGCGCATGAAATCGGCTCGCCGCTGCTCATCCTCGGAGGGCGGGCCCAGGCGCTCGCCGCGCGCGCCGAGCTCCCGGAGGACGTCCGCCGCAACGCCAACATCCTCGTCGAGCAGTCCGAGCGCATCGCGCGCACGGTGCGCCAGCTGCTCGACCTCTCGCGGCGCAAGCCGACGAGGCGCGAGGTGCTGGATGTCTCGGCGCCCGTCCGCGCCGTGGTGGAGCTGCTGGAGCACGAGGCCCGGAAGCGCGACGTGCGGTTGACGTTCGAGGGCGGCGCGTCGCTGCCGAACGTGCTCGCGGATGGAGACGGTGTGCAGCAGGTGGCGCTGAACCTGCTGACGAACGCGCTGCGGGCCACTCCTCGGGGAGGGACGGTGCGCCTCGCGCTGGACGCGGCCCGCTTCCGGATGGCGCCGACGCTGCCGGAGCGCTCGGGGGTCTGTCTCTCCGTGGAGGACACCGGCGCGGGGATGGACGCGGAGCATGTCGCCCGCATCTTCGAGCCCTTCTTCAGCACCTGGGCGGACCAGGGGGGAACGGGGTTGGGGCTCGCCGTGGTCAAGTCCATCGTCGCCGAGCATGGTGGGACGCTGCGGGTGTCCTCGCGTCCGGGGGAGGGCAGCCTCTTCCAGGTCTACCTGCCAGCAGAGGGTGACGTCGAAGCGAAGGAGGTGGTGGCATGA
- a CDS encoding efflux RND transporter periplasmic adaptor subunit, with translation MTRLDQDLPRGWGMTRTLLMGLLALSAAGCTSAAAPSPTQEHTTASPKDGVVQLAEASRAFVSVAPVQPDPSGALLQAPARVAFRDEAVSRMAAPLAGRVLTVHVRTGDTVKQGDPLVTLDCPEAAAARTAVATAAATLREAQSAFERERRMFEQGVSTERERLAAETRLTEAQAELARAQASVGFVGPGGGTAVVLRAPLAGTVLSRSAAVGSAVQAGGEPLVEVGDPSALWVVAEVFERDLPQVREGARVQVTLPSVPTPLAGTVTSVGAVVTTGSRTAPVRVTLAEAPAGLRPGMFGRVRIEAAESNLTLPVEAVLLRNGKESVVYVKQDERTFVRRSVVITPPVDGRVQIIAGLTRGEQVVTRGALLLDGAADQLL, from the coding sequence ATGACGCGGCTGGACCAGGACTTGCCCAGGGGCTGGGGCATGACACGGACCCTGTTGATGGGCCTCCTGGCCCTCTCCGCCGCCGGCTGCACGAGCGCGGCCGCCCCCTCTCCCACCCAGGAGCACACCACAGCCAGCCCCAAGGATGGTGTGGTCCAGCTCGCGGAGGCCTCGCGGGCCTTCGTCTCCGTCGCCCCGGTGCAACCGGACCCGAGCGGGGCGTTGCTCCAGGCGCCCGCGCGCGTGGCCTTCCGCGACGAGGCCGTCTCCCGGATGGCGGCGCCCCTGGCGGGCCGGGTGCTCACGGTGCACGTGCGCACGGGCGACACGGTGAAGCAGGGCGACCCGCTGGTGACGCTCGACTGCCCGGAGGCCGCGGCGGCGCGCACGGCGGTGGCCACGGCGGCCGCGACCCTGCGCGAGGCGCAGTCCGCCTTCGAGCGCGAGCGCCGCATGTTCGAGCAGGGCGTGAGCACGGAGCGCGAGCGGCTGGCCGCGGAGACGCGCCTGACGGAGGCGCAGGCGGAGCTGGCGCGTGCCCAGGCGTCGGTGGGCTTCGTCGGCCCGGGAGGCGGCACCGCCGTGGTGCTGCGCGCGCCGCTCGCGGGCACGGTGTTGTCGAGGAGCGCGGCGGTGGGCAGCGCCGTGCAGGCGGGCGGTGAGCCGCTGGTGGAGGTGGGCGACCCGTCCGCGCTGTGGGTCGTGGCCGAGGTGTTCGAGCGCGACCTCCCCCAGGTGCGCGAGGGCGCGCGCGTCCAGGTCACCCTGCCATCCGTGCCAACACCGCTCGCGGGCACCGTCACGTCCGTGGGTGCGGTCGTCACCACCGGCTCGCGGACGGCCCCCGTGCGCGTCACCCTGGCGGAGGCCCCCGCGGGCCTGCGTCCAGGGATGTTCGGGCGCGTGCGCATCGAGGCGGCGGAGTCGAACCTCACGCTGCCCGTGGAGGCGGTGCTGCTGCGCAACGGCAAGGAGTCGGTGGTCTACGTGAAGCAGGACGAGCGCACGTTCGTCCGGCGCTCCGTCGTCATCACGCCTCCGGTGGACGGCCGCGTGCAGATCATCGCGGGCCTGACGCGAGGCGAGCAGGTCGTCACCCGTGGCGCGCTGCTGCTCGATGGCGCGGCGGACCAGCTGCTCTGA
- a CDS encoding FHA domain-containing protein has product MPELLSAHVSRYLRNRGDLERHLPPGLLVFSPVPAPEPVGEQEEYRLKTVTNAGPPTLGASEPVVFSVVKSRTNAFGRGITVGRTGNNDVVLDDGSVSRFHAWFARDEARSGILLTDAGSKNGSFLGGVRLTPRKPVLLEDGARLRFGQVELAFHTPSGFVRMLAARMAP; this is encoded by the coding sequence ATGCCCGAGCTGCTCAGCGCCCACGTCTCGAGATACCTGCGCAATCGGGGAGACCTCGAGCGGCACCTGCCGCCGGGGCTGCTCGTGTTCTCGCCTGTTCCGGCGCCGGAGCCGGTGGGAGAGCAGGAGGAGTACCGGCTCAAGACGGTGACGAACGCGGGGCCGCCGACGCTGGGGGCGAGCGAGCCGGTGGTGTTCTCCGTGGTGAAGTCGCGGACGAACGCGTTCGGTCGAGGCATCACCGTGGGACGGACGGGCAACAACGACGTGGTGCTGGATGACGGGAGTGTGTCCCGGTTCCACGCGTGGTTCGCCCGGGACGAGGCCCGCTCGGGCATCCTCCTGACGGACGCGGGTTCGAAGAACGGCTCGTTCCTCGGCGGGGTGCGCCTCACCCCACGCAAGCCAGTCCTCCTGGAGGATGGGGCGCGGTTGCGCTTCGGCCAGGTGGAGCTGGCGTTCCATACGCCCAGCGGCTTCGTCCGGATGCTGGCGGCGCGGATGGCTCCCTGA
- a CDS encoding Stp1/IreP family PP2C-type Ser/Thr phosphatase — translation MFAVALTTEAFGLTDVGRKRQHNEDAMLVDVGLGLYVVADGMGGHAAGEVASARATEVVKQHITANRHLLKDLGNNPTADSRSAAAALVEVSVQRACADIYRTAMADSTKRGMGTTFVCLAVGGNKGVIGHVGDSRVYLVRHGQCHRLTEDHTLVAAQLKAGTITKEQAATSQYRNVITRAVGIQESVQVDTLIVDLMPGDMFVLCSDGLHGYLEDEELLPLVAGLAPADLPKRLIDVANERGGKDNITAVVVKVAGDSAAMSSEETSEAQSRMEALRKIPLFRHLTYKEQTAVLSIATTRTYPAGREIVVEGQPGEELFVVIRGRVAIEKNGVEIAELRSGGHFGEMGLIDNAPRSATVRATEPTRTMVISRPDLMGLMKRESILAVKMLWSFVQVLSDRLRATNSELSEARQELAVAQAIQPFAEE, via the coding sequence GTGTTCGCGGTGGCCTTGACCACAGAAGCCTTCGGACTGACCGACGTCGGCCGCAAGCGGCAGCACAACGAAGACGCGATGCTGGTGGACGTCGGGCTGGGCCTGTACGTGGTCGCGGACGGCATGGGCGGGCACGCCGCCGGAGAGGTGGCGAGCGCCCGGGCGACGGAGGTCGTCAAGCAGCACATCACCGCCAACCGGCACTTGCTCAAGGACCTGGGGAACAACCCCACCGCGGACAGCCGCTCCGCGGCGGCGGCGCTGGTCGAGGTCTCCGTCCAACGCGCGTGCGCGGACATCTACCGCACGGCCATGGCGGACTCGACCAAGCGCGGCATGGGCACGACGTTCGTGTGCCTCGCGGTGGGCGGGAACAAGGGGGTCATCGGCCACGTGGGTGACAGCCGTGTGTACCTGGTGCGCCATGGTCAGTGTCACCGCCTGACCGAGGACCACACGCTGGTCGCCGCGCAGCTCAAGGCCGGCACCATCACCAAGGAGCAGGCGGCCACCTCGCAGTACCGCAACGTGATTACGCGCGCGGTGGGCATCCAGGAGTCCGTTCAGGTCGACACGCTCATCGTGGACCTGATGCCGGGCGACATGTTCGTGCTGTGCTCGGACGGTCTTCACGGCTACCTCGAGGACGAGGAGCTGTTGCCCCTGGTCGCGGGGCTGGCTCCGGCGGACCTGCCCAAGCGGCTCATCGACGTCGCCAACGAGCGCGGCGGCAAGGACAACATCACCGCGGTGGTGGTGAAGGTGGCGGGCGACAGCGCCGCCATGTCCAGCGAGGAGACGAGCGAGGCGCAGTCGCGCATGGAGGCGCTGCGCAAGATTCCGCTCTTCCGCCACCTCACGTACAAGGAGCAGACGGCGGTGCTCTCCATCGCGACCACGCGCACGTATCCGGCGGGGCGCGAAATCGTGGTGGAGGGGCAGCCGGGCGAGGAGCTGTTCGTGGTCATCCGCGGGCGGGTGGCCATCGAGAAGAACGGCGTGGAGATCGCCGAGCTGCGCTCCGGTGGGCACTTCGGGGAGATGGGGCTCATCGACAACGCGCCGCGCTCGGCGACGGTGCGAGCCACCGAGCCCACCCGGACCATGGTGATTTCCCGCCCGGACCTGATGGGCCTGATGAAGCGCGAGTCCATCCTCGCGGTGAAGATGCTGTGGAGCTTCGTGCAGGTGCTCAGCGACCGGCTGCGCGCCACCAACTCGGAGCTGAGCGAGGCCCGTCAGGAGCTCGCCGTGGCCCAGGCCATCCAGCCGTTCGCCGAGGAGTGA